The Lepeophtheirus salmonis chromosome 1, UVic_Lsal_1.4, whole genome shotgun sequence genome has a segment encoding these proteins:
- the LOC121120638 gene encoding uncharacterized protein: MPERKVHLIIIIHSLLLINSYIASEETTVEYSMETVPESPDYSSIYEDYNIKEFEYQDSNDTFHWLHSNSSSFNFTSYGSILPVQLLLDPLYSSLSSKDFLASNDTSNNHTLLPIPQPLISQKRAGSFFVGTSPTSGQTRISLPGIPFAYNDTQTQTFVAISNTLLLLGSFFALQSLPGRILGRSRVSSNNRNGERAPSFPPLSRTHYPPHRPIKFLKKPLYSRRPLPPLPPFHPSYYDDEYELYDDDYDYDYDEIPYEDEYEILNSSHERDFSKKLNKKKLPFPPSTSYKSPSELPPPLPPTKIKNIENHQLLPPIIDLREDNPPEKYEKNILNLRKHVDLNQLKYTTKQTFADTFTQKPIEGSTPSPSFPSGGVHIPLNPNKVPQLTPNRKVIRRKNTRRISIPLRRKPHVKKPRRKIPRQRIRRPLDSRNRRIVPNRRKMDSRVLDYNEDYKDQNSGFYYKDQSPFAEDAYARYPELMEWYK; encoded by the exons ATGCCAGAACGAAAG GTTCATCTTATCATTATAATCCATTCGTTATTGTTGATCAACTCCTACATTGCGTCCGAGGAAACAACAGTTGAATACTCTATGGAAACAGTTCCAGAATCTCCAGATTATAGTAGTATATATGAAGACTACAACATAAAAGAATTCGAGTATCAAGACTCTAATGACACTTTTCATTGGCTACACTCTAATAGTTCTTCTTTCAACTTCACATCTTATGGTTCCATTCTTCCCGTGCAACTCCTTTTGGATCCACTCTATAGTAGTTTATCATCAAAGGATTTCCTAGCAAGCAATGATACATCAAATAACCATACCTTACTTCCAATCCCTCAACCCTTGATATCCCAAAAAAGGGCTGGATCCTTTTTTGTGGGAACGAGTCCAACTTCAGGCCAAACGCGGATATCTTTACCAGGAATACCGTTCGCATACAATGATACTCAAACACAAACTTTTGTTGCAATATCCAATACGCTTTTACTTCTTGGAA GTTTTTTTGCTCTCCAAAGTCTCCCTGGACGTATTTTGGGCAGAAGTAGAGTTAGTAGTAATAATAGAAATGGTGAACGAGCCCCATCGTTTCCTCCTTTGTCTCGTACACATTACCCTCCTCATAGACCCATAAAATTCCTCAAGAAGCCATTATATTCAAGAAGGCCACTTCCACCCTTACCTCCTTTTCACCCTTCTTATTACGATGACGAGTACGAACTTTATGATGATGACTACGATTACGACTACGACGAGATCCCCTATGAGGATGAGTATGAAATTTTGAACTCCTCTCATGAAAGGGATTTCTCCAAGAAGCTGAATAAAAAGAAGCTCCCTTTTCCTCCAAGTACCTCCTATAAATCCCCATCAGAGCTACCACCGCCACTACccccaacaaaaataaaaaacattgagaATCATCAACTCCTGCCACCCATCATCGATCTCAGAGAGGATAATCCACCAGAGAAGTacgaaaaaaacatattaaatctACGAAAACATGTAGacttaaatcaattaaagtaTACTACAAAGCAAACATTTGCTGATACATTTACTCAAAAACCAATTGAGGGTAGCACACCTTCTCCTTCATTCCCCTCTGGAGGGGTGCATATACCTTTGAATCCAAACAAAGTTCCTCAATTAACACCAAATCGGAAAGTCATCCGAAGAAAGAATACTCGAAGAATAAGTATTCCTCTACGAAGAAAACCTCACGTAAAAAAGCCCCGACGTAAAATCCCTCGACAAAGAATAAGGAGGCCATTGGACTCTAGAAACAGAAGGATTGTTCCAAATCGGAGGAAAATGGATTCAAGGGTCTTAGATTACAATGAAGACTATAAAGATCAAAACAGTGGATTTTACTACAAAGATCAAAGTCCATTTGCCGAAGATGCTTATGCAAG atatccAGAACTCATGGAATGGTACAAATAA